One genomic region from Amycolatopsis sp. FBCC-B4732 encodes:
- a CDS encoding acyl-CoA dehydrogenase family protein, with protein sequence MRTPSSVFAAEHREIIDAFEDFVRRELAPLAAELPPEADIVPAELHDYVRTRSARLGFYAGDYPEELGGAGMPVAAIVHLHHAAGRSGCRLAPLALTGSDGPSPILRNGDREQVKRYLEPLVRGEATRCLALTEPATGSDAFALATTARQDPATEEWVLDGRKTFVSHADRADFAIVIARVGDHGPTAFVVAKGTPGMRIGQRYVGMSGEPVFELLLDGVRLPADAVIGGVGAAMADTIDSLSRGRIMIAAMCTGIAEYALELGVEHARRRVAFGEPIGAFQHVQEHLVTSAADVETAKLLTFGSARLVDEGVTSPENAALAKLTASETAVRVVDRAMQVHGGAGWLRGHPLERLYRQVRVMTIIDGTSEIQKVIIARALGLG encoded by the coding sequence GTGAGGACTCCGTCGTCCGTTTTCGCGGCTGAGCACCGGGAAATCATCGACGCGTTCGAAGATTTCGTGCGACGGGAACTCGCGCCACTGGCTGCCGAACTGCCGCCGGAGGCCGACATCGTGCCTGCCGAGCTGCACGACTACGTCCGGACGCGTTCGGCACGTCTCGGCTTCTACGCGGGCGACTACCCCGAAGAGCTGGGTGGGGCGGGGATGCCGGTGGCCGCGATCGTGCACCTCCACCACGCCGCCGGACGCAGCGGTTGCCGGCTCGCTCCGCTCGCGCTGACCGGCTCGGACGGACCGAGCCCGATCCTCCGGAACGGTGACCGCGAACAGGTCAAGCGTTACCTGGAGCCCCTGGTGCGCGGGGAAGCGACACGGTGCCTGGCGCTCACCGAACCGGCGACCGGATCCGACGCTTTCGCCCTCGCGACGACGGCCCGTCAGGACCCGGCGACCGAGGAATGGGTCCTCGACGGCCGGAAGACCTTCGTGAGCCACGCCGACCGTGCCGACTTCGCCATCGTGATCGCCCGGGTCGGGGACCACGGACCCACCGCGTTCGTGGTGGCCAAGGGCACCCCGGGAATGCGGATCGGGCAGCGTTACGTCGGCATGTCGGGTGAGCCGGTCTTCGAACTGCTCCTGGATGGGGTCCGGCTGCCCGCCGACGCGGTGATCGGCGGGGTCGGTGCGGCGATGGCTGACACCATCGACAGCTTGAGCCGGGGCCGGATCATGATCGCCGCGATGTGCACCGGGATCGCCGAGTACGCGCTGGAGCTCGGAGTCGAGCACGCCCGCCGGCGCGTCGCGTTCGGCGAGCCGATCGGGGCGTTCCAGCACGTGCAGGAGCACTTGGTGACCAGCGCGGCGGACGTGGAGACGGCGAAACTGCTCACGTTCGGCAGTGCTCGACTGGTCGACGAGGGCGTGACGAGTCCGGAGAACGCGGCGCTGGCCAAGCTCACGGCCAGCGAAACGGCCGTCCGGGTCGTGGACCGGGCGATGCAGGTGCACGGCGGAGCCGGCTGGCTGCGCGGTCACCCGCTGGAACGCCTGTACCGCCAGGTCCGGGTGATGACGATCATCGACGGCACCTCCGAGATCCAGAAGGTCATCATCGCCCGCGCCCTGGGGCTCGGGTGA